Within the Pseudomonas fulva genome, the region CACTACGTCTGCTCCAGGGATTGAGTCGAGATGCGAGCCGACGCAACGGCTCAGGCCAGTTCTTATGGCGGATGAACAGGCGGCTGAACGCGCCTTCGTCCAAGGCCTGGTGTTTCTCGTCCTCGTAACGTTTCTGCCAATCAGGTATCCGCCGAAAGGCGTTACGCATGAGCGGAGTATTTCGCAATAAACACAGGTGACCTGAAATACGTCGCGGGTGAGTTGCAAACAAGTCTTTGCCGCTCAAGCGTCGTGCCGTGAAATAGCTCCGCAGATCCCCGTAAACGACGTCGATATCGCCAAACGCCCAGAAGTCGTAGCCTTCCAACGCGTCCTGATGCACGGCACCCAAGGCAGGCTTTATGTCACACAATTTGTACGCATTGCTAGGGCGAAAATTGATGCCCAGCCGTTCGGAAACTTTCGCACAATAGTCTGAATAGGAGATCGGAACGAACTGCACGTTATCAGGTGCTTCTCCAGGCACTTCGCAATCGGTAAACAACAGCCAGTCGATGCTCGGATTACGTCGGCAGCTTTCCAAAAAAAACGCAAACCAGAATGGCCACCGCCCAAAATAAGGAATCAGAAAACGGATACGTGGCCATCCGTTTTCAGCGGTTTGCGACAATGTCATCGACAGGCTTCCAAATCAGTCAGGATAAATGGGCGAGGAAGGGCAGGGCCCAGAAGCGGGACTCGAC harbors:
- a CDS encoding DUF6625 family protein; the protein is MTLSQTAENGWPRIRFLIPYFGRWPFWFAFFLESCRRNPSIDWLLFTDCEVPGEAPDNVQFVPISYSDYCAKVSERLGINFRPSNAYKLCDIKPALGAVHQDALEGYDFWAFGDIDVVYGDLRSYFTARRLSGKDLFATHPRRISGHLCLLRNTPLMRNAFRRIPDWQKRYEDEKHQALDEGAFSRLFIRHKNWPEPLRRLASRLNPWSRRSEFIEAHSTYTLHADGRRVVADSWFYRGGRLTNSEQGEQVLPYLHFMVWKNVDWKGQLPEELLGPANLHLANSWRVDTRGWHAWPQQEAGA